The Microcystis aeruginosa NIES-843 sequence GTTGGAATAAACCAGGATCGAAAGTGAGGAAACTAACCGCGCCGACGACCATTAAGGAAGCCGCGTCCCCGATCGCCCGCGACACGGAGATAATCACCCCCGTGAGAATCCCCGGCACCGCGTAGGGTAAAACATGGTGTTGGATCGTCTGCCATTTGGTACTGCCTAGACCGTAGGAGGCTTGGCGTAGGGAATCGGGAACCGCCCGGATCGCCTCCCGCGCCGTGACGATAATCACTGGCAGCGAGAGAAGCGCAAGGGTTAACGCGCCGGAAATCAGCGTCGGGCCAAAATTGAGCAGATAGTTAAAAACCGCTAATCCTAATAAGCCGTAGACGATCGAGGGAACCCCGGCCAGATTGCCGATATTCACCTCGATCAGTGCCGTCCACCAAGTTTTCGGGGCGTATTCCTCTAGATACAAAGCCGACCCGACCCCGATCGGGACCGCCACGAGAAGCACGATAATTCCCAGATAGAAACTACCGATGATCGCCGGACGGATACCGCCCCTTTCCGGGAAACGGGAAGGCGTTTCCGTGAGGAATCCGGGGGTTAAGAGTCGTCCGAGTCCATCGTGGGCGATATTCAACACCAACAGCGCCAGAACGAACAAACCGATCAGTAAACCGAAGAGGAAAAGATACTCGCAGAATTTGCCGATCGCCTCGCGGCGTTCGAGATGGTCGATAAATTCAACGGTATCGGATTTGACAGAGGATTTAACCATGGGAAATCAATCGTATTTTTCTTTAAAACGGTGGGAGATCCAGTAACTGGCTAGATTCAGCACCAGCGTGATCAGAAAAAGCACCGCGCCGACTGCGTAGAGGGTTTTAAAACTGAGACTGCCCCGGGGCGCATCTCCCCCGGAAATCTCGGCCATAAAAGCGGTCATCGTGGCGATCGACTCGAAGGGATTGAGGGTAAGCCGGGGTTGCGAGCCGGCGGCGATCAACACCGTCATCGTTTCCCCCACCGCCCGGGACATTCCCAGAATAATCGAGGCCATGATCCCGGAGAGGGAGGCGGGGAGAACCACTTTAAAAATCGTTTCCAGCTTGGTAATTCCTAGGGCGTAGGAACCCTCGCGCAGGGAACGGGGAACCGCTCGGATCGCGTCTAAACTAATCGATCCCACCGTGGGAGTGATCATGATCCCCATCATTAACCCGGCGCTGAGGGCGTTAAAAATCTCGACGGGGAAAAGATTCCGCAAAGTGGGCGTGACCACCAGTAGGGCGAAGTACCCGTACACCACCGTGGGAATCCCGGCGAGAAGTTCCACCGCAGGGCGTAAAATCGCCGCTAGGTTCGGTTTTGCGTATTCGGCGAGGTAGATCGCGGAAGATAGGCCTAAAGGAACCGCGACGGACATAGCGATGGCCGTGGTTAAAAATGTCCCGTTAATCAGCGGCCAGATGCCGAAATGAGGGGTGGCGAACAGTGGAGTCCAACGGGTATCGAGAAAGA is a genomic window containing:
- the pstA gene encoding phosphate ABC transporter permease PstA; protein product: MVKSSVKSDTVEFIDHLERREAIGKFCEYLFLFGLLIGLFVLALLVLNIAHDGLGRLLTPGFLTETPSRFPERGGIRPAIIGSFYLGIIVLLVAVPIGVGSALYLEEYAPKTWWTALIEVNIGNLAGVPSIVYGLLGLAVFNYLLNFGPTLISGALTLALLSLPVIIVTAREAIRAVPDSLRQASYGLGSTKWQTIQHHVLPYAVPGILTGVIISVSRAIGDAASLMVVGAVSFLTFDPGLFQRFMALPIQIFSYITRPEPGFANAAAAAIIVLILLILALNAIAIYLRQRYSTLN
- the pstC gene encoding phosphate ABC transporter permease subunit PstC, whose amino-acid sequence is MTLTPSSFDNSFFAADNSLLKRPGDDIQEKIIALILFACAFVSVATTIGIVAIIFSETWGFFQEVSFAQFFLDTRWTPLFATPHFGIWPLINGTFLTTAIAMSVAVPLGLSSAIYLAEYAKPNLAAILRPAVELLAGIPTVVYGYFALLVVTPTLRNLFPVEIFNALSAGLMMGIMITPTVGSISLDAIRAVPRSLREGSYALGITKLETIFKVVLPASLSGIMASIILGMSRAVGETMTVLIAAGSQPRLTLNPFESIATMTAFMAEISGGDAPRGSLSFKTLYAVGAVLFLITLVLNLASYWISHRFKEKYD